The Frondihabitans australicus genome includes a region encoding these proteins:
- a CDS encoding 3'-5' exonuclease gives MSTAPVDDATVGPIPVNWWDGLGVFDLETTGIDVETARIVTAHVGVIDSTGASIAHGEWLADPGVEIPPQASAVHGITTERAQAEGRPAPEVVAEIIAALRAVFVRGIPLVIYNAPYDLTVLDREAKRYGLEPLGDDGFVVDPLVIDKAVDRWRKGKRTLEAAAEFYEVSLTDAHDAGADAIAAGRVAQAMARRHGDTLNVPAHELHQLQVGWCSEQAASFQEYMRRRDPAFTASGEWPRKP, from the coding sequence GTGAGTACAGCACCTGTCGACGACGCGACCGTCGGGCCCATACCGGTCAACTGGTGGGACGGCCTCGGCGTCTTCGACCTCGAGACGACGGGCATCGACGTCGAGACCGCGCGCATCGTCACCGCTCACGTCGGGGTCATCGACTCCACCGGCGCGTCGATCGCGCACGGCGAGTGGCTGGCCGACCCGGGCGTCGAAATCCCGCCGCAGGCGTCGGCCGTGCACGGCATCACCACCGAGCGCGCGCAGGCCGAGGGCCGCCCCGCGCCCGAGGTGGTCGCCGAGATCATCGCCGCACTCCGCGCGGTCTTCGTGCGGGGCATCCCGCTCGTCATCTACAACGCCCCCTACGACCTCACCGTCCTCGACCGCGAGGCCAAGCGCTACGGCCTCGAGCCGCTCGGCGACGACGGCTTCGTCGTCGACCCGCTCGTCATCGACAAGGCCGTCGACCGCTGGCGCAAGGGCAAGCGCACCCTCGAGGCCGCCGCGGAGTTCTACGAGGTGTCGCTCACCGACGCGCACGACGCCGGTGCCGACGCAATCGCCGCAGGCCGGGTCGCGCAGGCGATGGCGCGCCGCCACGGCGACACGCTCAACGTGCCCGCGCACGAGCTGCACCAGCTGCAGGTGGGCTGGTGCAGCGAGCAGGCCGCCAGCTTCCAGGAGTACATGCGCCGACGCGACCCGGCGTTCACCGCTTCCGGCGAGTGGCCACGCAAGCCCTAG
- a CDS encoding ankyrin repeat domain-containing protein has protein sequence MKWFTAARVFGPDESDARPEYAQHLAEIDDALTPEVRELAHDVHLHDARVESFDASGDRLRLLLVAGANARGYERIALTFEGVTLGVPERTRLDELHLLAGDSEILCDEVDLAPGGRFVHRGWVWETGMFSVEFSGLLLSREATTAADRNALAARHDSPDEARGLRDRWLDFEPPLVAAAARGDLDEATKLLAGGASPDSADDAGWSALHAAASRSHLEVCLLLLGAGADIDVVDDAGFSPLHNALRAEAAPAVIDYLRAEGAKEPEPDDDDD, from the coding sequence ATGAAGTGGTTCACGGCGGCACGGGTGTTCGGGCCCGACGAGAGCGACGCACGACCCGAGTACGCGCAGCACCTGGCCGAGATCGACGACGCTCTCACGCCCGAGGTGCGCGAGCTCGCGCACGACGTCCACCTGCACGACGCGCGGGTCGAGTCGTTCGACGCGAGCGGCGACCGGCTCCGGCTCCTGCTCGTCGCGGGCGCCAACGCCCGAGGGTACGAGCGGATCGCCCTGACCTTCGAGGGGGTGACCCTCGGCGTCCCCGAGCGGACTCGGCTGGACGAGCTGCACCTTCTGGCGGGCGACAGCGAGATCCTGTGTGACGAGGTCGACCTCGCTCCGGGCGGCCGTTTCGTGCACCGCGGCTGGGTGTGGGAGACGGGCATGTTCAGCGTCGAGTTCTCGGGCCTGCTGCTGAGCCGGGAGGCGACGACCGCGGCCGACCGCAACGCCCTCGCGGCGCGGCACGACTCGCCTGACGAGGCACGCGGGCTGAGGGACAGGTGGCTCGACTTCGAGCCTCCGCTCGTCGCCGCTGCCGCGCGAGGCGACCTCGACGAGGCGACGAAGCTCCTCGCGGGCGGCGCCTCGCCCGACTCGGCCGACGACGCCGGATGGAGCGCGCTGCATGCCGCTGCGAGTCGCTCGCACCTTGAAGTGTGCCTGCTGCTGCTCGGCGCAGGAGCGGACATCGACGTCGTCGACGACGCCGGATTCTCACCGCTGCACAATGCTCTGCGGGCGGAGGCCGCCCCGGCGGTCATCGACTACCTGCGCGCGGAGGGAGCGAAGGAACCCGAACCCGACGACGACGACGACTAG
- a CDS encoding DUF805 domain-containing protein, producing MATATTAPARGAERVRAASDGGPWGIFRSDDEAPIRRAHPLDAARRYWTKYAVFTGRASRSEFWFSWLYLTAGYGLILIGVPRLLGVHSDFSLDSGFLGPALSTGWSLANAHGGGLPDPWSGVGAVTHALLLTFTLVTFVPTMALGFRRMHDVGLPGWIAVTGLGTSPIVGLLFLAALFPSRTAGARYDRAVERIGADESETPDRADSTDTHHHSILGGRPKRTTVVRASVVVGLVAAATVGLYFAAVPATPVAAQGTWQLTAMRGISGPQRLTSEPIEMTLRAGSLVGDDTCNTFSADLHGFSPWRMSTVIATEMGCDDDSAARAHFADDLASVARASVDGDTLRLTGPNGVELDFVRT from the coding sequence ATGGCCACTGCGACGACCGCGCCCGCACGCGGCGCCGAACGCGTGCGCGCTGCGAGCGACGGCGGGCCGTGGGGCATCTTCCGCTCCGACGACGAGGCACCGATCCGGCGAGCGCATCCCCTCGACGCGGCCCGCCGCTACTGGACCAAGTACGCCGTCTTCACGGGGCGGGCGAGCCGGAGCGAGTTCTGGTTCTCGTGGCTGTACCTCACGGCGGGGTACGGCCTCATCCTGATCGGTGTGCCGCGGCTCCTGGGCGTGCACAGCGACTTCAGTCTGGACAGCGGGTTCCTCGGCCCGGCGCTCAGCACGGGCTGGTCTCTCGCGAACGCGCACGGCGGCGGCCTGCCCGATCCGTGGAGCGGGGTCGGAGCCGTCACGCACGCGCTTCTTCTCACCTTCACGCTGGTGACCTTCGTACCGACGATGGCTCTCGGGTTCCGGCGCATGCACGACGTGGGCCTGCCCGGCTGGATCGCCGTGACCGGGCTCGGCACGTCACCGATCGTCGGGCTGCTGTTCCTCGCGGCGCTGTTCCCGTCGCGGACGGCCGGGGCGCGGTACGACCGCGCGGTCGAGCGCATCGGTGCCGACGAGTCCGAGACGCCGGACCGTGCCGACAGTACCGACACGCATCACCACTCCATCCTGGGGGGCCGCCCGAAACGAACCACCGTCGTCCGCGCGAGCGTTGTCGTCGGGCTCGTCGCCGCCGCGACGGTCGGCCTGTACTTCGCCGCCGTCCCCGCGACGCCCGTCGCGGCCCAGGGCACCTGGCAGCTGACCGCGATGCGAGGCATCTCCGGACCCCAACGCCTCACGAGCGAGCCCATCGAGATGACTCTGCGCGCCGGTTCTCTCGTCGGCGACGACACCTGCAACACGTTCTCCGCAGACCTGCACGGCTTCTCGCCGTGGCGCATGTCGACCGTCATCGCCACCGAGATGGGCTGCGACGACGACTCCGCGGCCCGCGCGCATTTCGCCGACGACCTCGCATCGGTCGCGCGGGCCTCCGTCGACGGCGACACGCTCCGCCTGACTGGCCCGAACGGCGTCGAGCTGGACTTCGTGCGGACGTGA
- a CDS encoding RidA family protein yields MPNETPATHASNVTLIRSAELSSAAEYAYAASAPGDSRLVFLAGSCPLDPDGNVVRPGDYGAQTAQCLVNMEIALRAAGATITDVISTRVLVASTERTDLGTAWSVVRDRFGAHDVPSTLLGVTVLGYEGQLVEVEAVAVVRD; encoded by the coding sequence ATGCCGAACGAGACACCCGCGACGCACGCGTCGAACGTCACCCTCATCCGGTCCGCCGAGCTGTCGAGCGCGGCTGAGTACGCGTACGCGGCGAGCGCGCCGGGGGATTCGCGGCTGGTGTTTCTCGCGGGCTCCTGCCCGCTGGATCCGGACGGGAACGTCGTCCGACCCGGCGACTACGGGGCGCAGACGGCGCAGTGCCTCGTCAACATGGAGATAGCGCTACGGGCCGCCGGCGCGACGATCACGGACGTCATCAGCACCCGGGTGCTGGTGGCCTCGACCGAGAGGACGGACCTCGGCACGGCATGGAGTGTCGTCCGCGACCGGTTCGGCGCCCACGACGTGCCGAGCACGCTTCTCGGCGTAACGGTGTTGGGGTATGAGGGCCAGCTCGTCGAAGTCGAGGCCGTGGCGGTCGTGCGCGACTGA
- a CDS encoding type B 50S ribosomal protein L31, whose translation MKTDIHPEYKAIVFRDLASGETFLTRSTATSDKTIELDGVTYPVIDVEISSASHPFYTGKQRILDSAGRVEKFNQRFKNFGGAK comes from the coding sequence ATGAAGACCGACATCCACCCCGAGTACAAGGCGATCGTGTTCCGCGACCTCGCCTCCGGTGAGACCTTCCTCACCCGCTCGACCGCGACCAGCGACAAGACGATCGAGCTCGACGGCGTCACGTACCCCGTCATCGACGTCGAGATCTCGTCGGCGTCGCACCCGTTCTACACGGGCAAGCAGCGCATCCTCGACTCGGCCGGTCGTGTCGAGAAGTTCAACCAGCGCTTCAAGAACTTCGGCGGCGCCAAGTAA
- a CDS encoding peptide MFS transporter has translation MSTTPTDRSTDDSEELDTGFFGQPRPLATLFGVELWERFSFYGMQAILLLYLFYSTAKGGLGIDEATAAGIAGAYSGGVYLATILGAWVADRLLAPQRTLLVSATIVMLGHIALALIPGVGGIAVGLILIAVGSGGLKATATSLVGTLYSEGDTRRDAGFSLYYLGINLGAFVGPLLTGLLQSTLGFHYGFGLAAVGMALGLAQYWFGRRRLPHTTLELPDPLPASGRLRMAIVAVVALVVIVLAVALHLVTASKLAYVVIGVSAAASVAYFIVILTSRIITADERSRVFAFIPLFLASVVFWSIYQQQFTLLTIYAVKRLNRDVFGWEFPVAWVQSINPIFIIILSGVFAAIWTKLGPRQPSTPVKFGLGVGIVGLGFLLFLPFSGTGPHGTPVIAVVLILLVFTVAELMLSPVGLSAATKLAPEKFRTQMVALFFLSVALGSAASGLLAGVYDPTNEVPYFTTLGLVSVAVGVVLLLIARPVLRLMRGVR, from the coding sequence ATGAGCACCACCCCCACCGACCGTTCGACCGACGACAGCGAGGAACTCGACACCGGGTTCTTCGGCCAGCCGCGTCCGCTCGCGACCCTGTTCGGCGTCGAGCTGTGGGAGCGCTTCTCGTTCTACGGCATGCAGGCGATCCTGCTGCTGTACCTGTTCTACTCGACGGCCAAGGGCGGCCTCGGCATCGACGAGGCCACGGCCGCGGGCATCGCCGGGGCGTACAGCGGCGGCGTGTACCTGGCGACGATCCTCGGCGCCTGGGTCGCCGACCGGCTGCTCGCGCCGCAGCGGACCCTGCTCGTCTCGGCGACGATCGTCATGCTCGGGCACATCGCCCTGGCGCTGATCCCGGGGGTCGGCGGCATCGCCGTGGGCCTCATCCTCATCGCCGTGGGCTCCGGCGGCCTGAAGGCGACGGCCACGTCCCTCGTCGGCACGCTGTACTCCGAGGGCGACACGCGCCGCGACGCGGGCTTCTCGCTCTACTACCTCGGCATCAACCTCGGCGCGTTCGTCGGCCCGCTGCTGACCGGCCTCCTGCAGTCGACGCTCGGGTTCCACTACGGCTTCGGCCTCGCCGCCGTCGGCATGGCCCTCGGGCTCGCACAATACTGGTTCGGGCGCCGTCGACTGCCGCACACGACCCTCGAGTTGCCCGACCCGCTCCCCGCGTCGGGCCGCCTCCGCATGGCCATTGTCGCCGTCGTCGCGCTCGTCGTCATCGTCCTCGCCGTGGCGCTGCACCTCGTGACGGCGTCGAAACTCGCCTACGTCGTCATCGGCGTGAGCGCGGCGGCGTCGGTGGCCTACTTCATCGTGATCCTCACCAGCCGGATCATCACGGCCGACGAGCGGAGTCGCGTGTTCGCGTTCATCCCGCTCTTCCTCGCCAGCGTGGTCTTCTGGTCGATCTACCAGCAGCAGTTCACCCTGCTGACGATCTACGCGGTCAAGCGGCTGAACCGCGACGTGTTCGGGTGGGAGTTCCCGGTCGCCTGGGTGCAGTCGATCAACCCGATCTTCATCATCATCCTGTCGGGCGTGTTCGCCGCGATCTGGACCAAGCTCGGGCCGCGCCAGCCGTCCACCCCGGTGAAGTTCGGTCTGGGCGTCGGCATCGTCGGGCTCGGGTTCCTCCTCTTCCTGCCGTTCAGCGGCACGGGGCCCCACGGCACACCGGTGATCGCGGTCGTGCTGATTCTGCTCGTCTTCACGGTGGCGGAGCTCATGCTCTCCCCCGTCGGCCTGTCGGCGGCGACGAAGCTCGCGCCCGAGAAGTTCCGCACGCAGATGGTCGCGCTGTTCTTCCTGTCGGTGGCGCTGGGGTCGGCGGCGTCGGGCCTCCTCGCCGGGGTCTACGACCCGACCAACGAGGTGCCGTACTTCACGACGCTCGGCCTCGTGTCGGTCGCGGTCGGCGTCGTGCTCCTGCTGATCGCCCGCCCGGTGCTGCGCCTGATGCGCGGCGTCCGCTAG
- the treS gene encoding maltose alpha-D-glucosyltransferase, with the protein MSFTAPIQNPGLTLDPQWFRRSVFYEVMVRSFVDSNGDGAGDLAGLTSKLDYLQWLGIDALWIPPFFQSPLRDGGYDISDYKAVLPEFGTLEEFRDLVTKAHERNMRIVIDMVINHTSDAHEWFQQSREDPDGPYGDFYVWSDTDEKYENIRIIFIDTEESNWTFDPVRRQFFFHRFFSHQPDLNFDNPKVQEAVFDLVRHWLDLGVDGIRLDAIPYLFESDEGNGEGEPKTHEFVKRLRAMVDDEYPGRIMIAEANQWPREVAAFFGTEDEPECHMAFDFPVMPRIFYSLRSQNAAELIRILSETTDVPDEAGWGVFLRNHDELTLEMVSEEYRQAMYGWYAYDPRMRSNIGIRRRLAPLLDNSRAELELAHALLFSLKGSPFLYYGDEIGMGDNIWLNDRDSSRTPMQWTPDRNAGFSTADPGKLYLPVVQSLVYNYSLVNVESQLAQSRSLLHWIRNVIHVRKAHPTFGLGDMQVLPVDHESALAFVRSYAGAGTQFGDAPEDVLCVFSFAHNPASVTVTAPQFAGRGLTDLFGGGSFPAFDAEGRVTITLGTQAFYWLKVGDVEATPAPAPAPEELDG; encoded by the coding sequence GTGAGTTTCACTGCCCCGATCCAGAACCCCGGCCTCACACTCGACCCGCAGTGGTTCCGGCGAAGCGTCTTCTACGAGGTCATGGTGCGCTCGTTCGTCGACTCCAACGGCGACGGCGCCGGCGACCTCGCGGGCCTGACGTCGAAGCTCGACTACCTCCAGTGGCTCGGCATCGACGCGCTGTGGATCCCGCCGTTCTTCCAGTCGCCGCTCCGCGACGGCGGCTACGACATCTCCGACTACAAGGCCGTGCTGCCGGAGTTCGGCACGCTCGAGGAGTTCCGCGACCTCGTCACCAAGGCGCACGAGCGCAACATGCGCATCGTCATCGACATGGTGATCAACCACACCTCCGACGCGCACGAGTGGTTCCAGCAGTCGCGAGAGGACCCTGACGGCCCCTACGGCGACTTCTACGTCTGGAGCGACACCGACGAGAAGTACGAGAACATCCGCATCATCTTCATCGACACCGAGGAGTCGAACTGGACGTTCGACCCGGTTCGTCGCCAGTTCTTCTTCCACCGGTTCTTCTCGCACCAGCCCGACCTCAACTTCGACAACCCGAAGGTGCAGGAGGCCGTCTTCGACCTGGTGCGCCACTGGCTCGACCTCGGCGTCGACGGAATCCGTCTCGACGCGATCCCGTACCTCTTCGAGTCCGACGAGGGCAACGGCGAAGGCGAGCCGAAGACGCACGAGTTCGTCAAGAGGCTCCGCGCGATGGTCGACGACGAGTACCCCGGCCGCATCATGATCGCCGAGGCGAACCAGTGGCCGCGTGAGGTCGCCGCCTTCTTCGGCACCGAGGACGAGCCCGAGTGCCACATGGCCTTCGACTTTCCCGTCATGCCGCGCATCTTCTACTCGCTCCGGTCGCAGAACGCGGCCGAGCTGATCCGGATCCTGTCCGAGACGACCGACGTGCCCGACGAGGCCGGCTGGGGCGTCTTCCTCCGCAACCACGACGAGCTCACGCTCGAGATGGTCAGCGAGGAGTACCGGCAGGCGATGTACGGCTGGTACGCCTACGACCCGCGGATGCGCTCGAACATCGGGATCCGGCGCCGCCTCGCGCCCCTGCTCGACAACTCGCGCGCCGAGCTCGAACTCGCGCACGCCCTCCTCTTCTCACTGAAGGGCTCGCCGTTCCTCTACTACGGCGACGAGATCGGCATGGGCGACAACATCTGGCTCAACGACCGCGACTCGTCGCGCACGCCGATGCAGTGGACCCCTGACCGCAACGCCGGGTTCTCCACCGCCGACCCGGGCAAGCTCTATCTGCCCGTCGTCCAGTCGCTCGTCTACAACTACTCGCTCGTCAACGTCGAATCGCAGCTCGCGCAGTCGCGGTCGCTCCTGCACTGGATCCGCAACGTGATCCACGTGCGCAAGGCGCACCCGACCTTCGGACTCGGCGACATGCAGGTGCTGCCCGTCGACCACGAGTCCGCCCTGGCGTTCGTCCGGTCGTACGCAGGAGCCGGCACCCAGTTCGGCGACGCTCCCGAAGACGTCCTCTGCGTGTTCTCCTTCGCGCACAACCCCGCATCCGTCACCGTGACCGCGCCCCAGTTCGCGGGCCGCGGGCTCACGGACCTCTTCGGCGGAGGGTCCTTCCCGGCGTTCGACGCAGAGGGGCGGGTCACGATCACGCTCGGGACGCAGGCGTTCTACTGGCTGAAGGTCGGGGACGTCGAGGCGACGCCGGCTCCTGCCCCCGCGCCGGAAGAGCTCGACGGCTAG
- a CDS encoding LysM domain-containing protein has product MPRRRSHTCAAAAVATVLGLVLLAGCTTGHGLGTSAPAPSSTPDPTSRTLSAQDHAAIAAGRNQAAAENATSQPTSVATDTIQEWPAKDHGARANAEGTAVETSPGVYTYTVSSGDVDSVIALRFGLCGVDIVNPGESSGRELQPGQVITVERRMDQPDSDPADQDTSHEGWRCNYPG; this is encoded by the coding sequence ATGCCCCGCAGAAGGTCGCACACGTGTGCCGCGGCAGCCGTCGCCACGGTCCTGGGCCTGGTCCTGCTGGCGGGCTGCACGACCGGGCACGGGCTGGGCACGTCTGCTCCTGCGCCGTCTTCGACGCCCGATCCGACGTCACGCACCCTCAGCGCGCAGGATCACGCGGCCATCGCCGCCGGGCGCAACCAGGCGGCCGCCGAGAACGCCACCTCGCAGCCCACGTCCGTCGCGACCGACACCATCCAGGAGTGGCCGGCGAAGGACCACGGCGCCCGCGCGAACGCCGAAGGCACCGCGGTCGAGACGTCGCCGGGCGTCTACACGTACACCGTGAGCTCGGGCGACGTCGACTCGGTGATCGCCCTCCGCTTCGGGCTGTGCGGCGTCGACATCGTCAACCCCGGTGAGTCGTCCGGCAGGGAACTGCAGCCCGGCCAGGTGATCACTGTCGAGCGGCGCATGGACCAGCCCGATTCGGATCCTGCCGACCAGGACACCTCGCACGAGGGCTGGCGCTGCAACTACCCGGGCTGA
- a CDS encoding WapI family immunity protein: protein MRLQDPRSGYWVELSPTRYEFPDGDDSWLVIEGRVGGTAEEWTFRDPALTAVELAELVTWLRECATTEGTRVAGDELWFLEPSLGFELIAVNDDIVSIAVALEHDAAPPSTFEAAVDDKKRPFVMKRATGYRLDFALTRRELASAVEHLAAEAARFPRRATEY from the coding sequence ATGAGGCTGCAGGATCCGCGATCCGGGTACTGGGTCGAGCTCTCACCGACGAGATACGAGTTCCCCGACGGCGACGACTCCTGGCTCGTGATCGAAGGGCGTGTCGGAGGAACCGCCGAGGAGTGGACCTTTCGTGATCCTGCGCTCACCGCGGTGGAGCTGGCCGAGTTGGTCACGTGGCTGCGCGAGTGCGCGACCACAGAGGGCACTCGCGTGGCGGGCGACGAACTCTGGTTTCTCGAGCCGAGCCTCGGCTTCGAACTGATCGCAGTCAACGACGACATCGTGTCGATCGCGGTGGCGCTCGAGCACGATGCGGCGCCGCCGAGCACCTTCGAGGCGGCTGTCGACGACAAGAAGCGCCCGTTCGTGATGAAGCGAGCCACGGGCTACCGTCTCGACTTCGCTCTGACCCGGCGCGAACTCGCATCGGCCGTCGAGCATCTGGCCGCCGAGGCGGCACGATTTCCGCGCCGGGCCACCGAGTACTGA
- a CDS encoding ABC transporter ATP-binding protein: MPTVLQLTDVSVVRNGSRIVDDVSWTVDSDERWVVLGPNGAGKTTVLQVAAAQTHPSSGGVEVLGEDVGSVDLFDLRPRIGFASTTIARRIPPTEKVIDVVLTAAYSVTGRWNEEYENVDVRRAQRVLDEWKLGHLADRTFGGLSDGEQKRVQIARAVMTDPELLLLDEPAASLDLGAREELLQMLGGYASSEGAPAIVMVTHHVEEIPRGFTHALLLSHGKVQAAGPLAEVLTAEILGETFGLSLTVTETDGRFAARAAS; this comes from the coding sequence ATGCCCACCGTTCTGCAGCTCACCGATGTGTCCGTCGTCCGGAATGGCTCTCGGATCGTCGACGACGTCTCGTGGACTGTCGACTCCGACGAGCGCTGGGTCGTGCTCGGGCCGAACGGCGCCGGCAAGACCACCGTGCTGCAGGTCGCGGCCGCCCAGACGCACCCGTCGTCAGGCGGCGTCGAGGTGCTCGGCGAAGACGTGGGCAGCGTCGACCTCTTCGACCTCCGCCCCCGCATCGGCTTCGCATCGACCACCATCGCCCGCCGGATCCCGCCGACCGAGAAGGTCATCGACGTCGTGCTCACCGCGGCGTACTCGGTGACGGGGCGCTGGAACGAGGAGTACGAGAACGTCGACGTCCGCCGTGCGCAGCGGGTGCTCGACGAGTGGAAGCTGGGGCACCTCGCCGACCGCACGTTCGGCGGGCTCAGTGACGGCGAGCAGAAGAGGGTGCAGATCGCCCGCGCCGTGATGACCGACCCCGAGCTCCTGCTGCTCGACGAGCCGGCCGCGTCGCTCGACCTCGGCGCGCGCGAAGAGCTTCTGCAGATGCTCGGCGGCTACGCCTCGAGCGAGGGCGCCCCGGCCATCGTGATGGTCACGCACCATGTCGAGGAGATCCCGCGCGGCTTCACGCACGCGCTGCTGCTGTCGCACGGCAAGGTGCAGGCCGCCGGTCCGCTGGCCGAAGTGCTGACGGCCGAGATCCTGGGCGAGACGTTCGGCTTGTCGCTTACCGTGACCGAGACCGACGGCCGTTTCGCCGCCCGCGCCGCGAGCTAG
- a CDS encoding glycosyltransferase family 1 protein — MRTGQHDGISRFTAGLVTALAPLAAARGHRLRLLVSDRRQLSKLPRLPFVVGTDPTSPFEPLVATRINRLAPDIVWSPMQTMGTFGRGYRLVLTLHDLIYYTNRTPPPEFNPVIRMLWRAYHLAWWPQRLLLNRADAVVTVSSTTAAAIAEHRLTARPVSVVANAADPAPSGLVARTAPATRDLVYMGSFMPYKNVATLASAMQSLAADGYRLHLMSRVSPAQRASLSALAPAGSLVFHDGASDDEYQAVLLGATAVVSASLNEGFGIPLVEGMVLGTPAVVSDIPIFREIGGEAAMYFEPSSPASVAAAVRRVSAPDEWAARSAASLAQAARFSWDASAGVLLDLLERTARG, encoded by the coding sequence GTGCGCACGGGGCAGCACGACGGCATCAGCCGATTCACCGCGGGCCTCGTCACCGCCCTCGCGCCGCTGGCGGCCGCTCGGGGCCATCGTCTCCGCCTGCTCGTGAGCGACCGCCGCCAGCTCTCGAAGTTGCCCCGGCTGCCCTTCGTCGTGGGGACCGATCCGACCAGCCCGTTCGAGCCGCTCGTCGCGACCCGGATCAACCGCCTCGCGCCCGACATCGTCTGGTCGCCCATGCAGACGATGGGCACCTTCGGGCGCGGCTACCGCCTCGTGCTCACGCTGCACGACCTCATCTACTACACGAACCGGACGCCGCCGCCCGAGTTCAACCCCGTGATCCGTATGCTGTGGCGGGCGTACCACCTGGCGTGGTGGCCTCAGCGGCTCCTGCTCAACCGGGCGGACGCCGTTGTCACGGTGTCGTCGACCACGGCGGCGGCGATCGCCGAGCACCGGCTCACGGCGCGGCCGGTGTCGGTGGTGGCGAATGCCGCGGATCCTGCGCCCTCTGGCCTTGTCGCGCGCACGGCGCCCGCGACTCGCGACCTCGTCTACATGGGGTCGTTCATGCCGTACAAGAACGTGGCGACGCTCGCTTCGGCGATGCAGTCTCTCGCGGCGGACGGGTACCGGCTGCACCTGATGAGCCGGGTGTCGCCCGCCCAGCGCGCGTCGCTCTCGGCGCTCGCCCCTGCCGGATCGCTCGTCTTCCACGACGGGGCGTCGGACGACGAGTACCAGGCGGTGCTGCTGGGTGCGACGGCCGTGGTGTCGGCGTCGCTGAACGAGGGGTTCGGGATTCCGCTCGTCGAGGGCATGGTGCTCGGCACGCCGGCCGTGGTGAGCGACATCCCGATCTTCCGCGAGATCGGCGGGGAGGCGGCGATGTACTTCGAACCGTCGTCGCCTGCGTCGGTGGCGGCTGCGGTGCGGCGGGTGTCGGCGCCCGACGAGTGGGCTGCGCGGAGCGCGGCGTCGCTGGCGCAGGCCGCTCGGTTCAGCTGGGATGCCTCGGCCGGGGTGCTGCTCGACCTGCTGGAGCGGACGGCACGAGGCTAG
- a CDS encoding GNAT family N-acetyltransferase — MLDSLDLPAALPTADTHTVRRARHCDLDALIGLLSDDAISAGRGDAARGEDRPAYEKALARILSDPANELVVVEDAAGVVVGTLQLTLIPGMARRGATRLLVEAVRVSSERRSAGIGGALMRWVTDVAALSLGAALVQLTSDSARVDAHRFYERLGFVASHVGFKYAVPSV, encoded by the coding sequence GTGCTCGATTCTCTCGACCTGCCCGCCGCCCTCCCCACCGCCGACACGCACACGGTGCGACGTGCCCGGCACTGTGACCTCGACGCCCTCATCGGCCTGCTGTCGGACGACGCGATCAGCGCCGGGCGGGGCGACGCGGCGCGGGGCGAGGACCGACCCGCGTACGAGAAAGCTCTCGCGAGGATCCTGTCGGATCCTGCGAACGAGCTCGTCGTGGTGGAGGACGCCGCGGGCGTGGTCGTCGGGACGCTGCAGCTCACGCTGATCCCCGGGATGGCGAGACGGGGCGCCACGCGGCTGCTCGTCGAGGCCGTGCGCGTGTCGAGCGAGCGACGGTCGGCGGGGATCGGCGGCGCCCTGATGCGCTGGGTGACGGACGTCGCGGCGTTGTCGCTCGGGGCCGCGCTGGTGCAGCTGACGTCCGATTCGGCGAGGGTCGACGCCCACCGCTTCTACGAGAGGCTCGGGTTCGTCGCGTCGCACGTGGGGTTCAAGTACGCGGTGCCGTCGGTCTGA